The nucleotide sequence GCCCGCCGAGGGCCTGGCCGACGCCGCGGTGCTCGTCCCGGCGCGCACCCTCGCCGAGGCGGCCAAGACGCTCGGCGCCAGCGGCGCCACGATCCGCCTCGCCCTCGCCAGCGGTGAAGGCCTGCTCGGCCTGTCCGGTTCCGGGCGCTACACGACGACCCGCCTGCTCGACGCGGAATTCCCGCCGTACCGCCAGCTGCTGCCCGCGTCGCACTCGTCGCGCGCGGTGATCGACGTGTCGGCGCTCACGGAGAGCATCAAGCGCGTTTCGCTGGTGGCCGAGCGGGGGACTCAGGTACGACTGGAATTCGGGGACAACACGCTGCGGTTGTCCGCGGGCGGCGACGACGAGGGCAGCGCCGAGGAAGAACTCCAGGTCGAGTACGAAGGTGAGCCGGTGACGATCGCGTTCAACCCGGGTTACCTCGTCGACGGTCTGGGCGCGCTGCACAGCGACCGGGCGGAGCTGACGTTCACCACGCCGAACCGGCCCGCGCTCATCAAGCCCGCCGACGCCGAGGGCAACGTCGTCCCCGGTTACCTCTACCTCCTGATGCCGGTCCGCCTCCCGGGCTGACCCGCTACTTCCTGAGCACGTAAGGGGATCTCGATGGTGCAGCTCGGTCTGATCGGCCTGGGCAAGATGGGCTTCAACATGCGTGAGCGGCTGCGCGCGGCCGGTCACGAGGTCGTCGGCTACGACCGCAACCCGGACGTCACCGACACGACGTCGCTCGAAGACCTGGTGTCCAAACTGGAGGGTCCGCGGATCGTCTGGATCATGGTCCCGGCCGGCGACCCGACGCGCCAGACCGTCACCGAGCTGAGCAACCTGCTCGCCGAGGGCGACATGGTGATCGACGGCGGCAACTCGAAGTACACCGACGACAAGCTGAACGCCGATCTGCTGGCGGCGAAGAACATCGGCTACGTCGACTGCGGTGTCTCCGGTGGCGTGTGGGGCAAGGACAACGGCTACGGCCTGATGGTCGGCGGCACCGCGGCCGACGTCGAGAAGGCCATGCCGATCTTCGACGCGCTGCGCCCGGAAGGCCCGCGTGAAGAAGGCTTCTCGCACGCCGGCGACGTCGGCGCGGGGCACTACGCGAAGATGATCCACAACGGCATCGAGTACGGCATGATGCAGGCCTTCGCCGAGGGCTTCGAACTCCTCGAGGCCGCGAAGGTCGTCAAGGACGTGCCCGCGGTGATCAAGGGCTGGCAGCGCGGCACGGTCGTCCGGTCCTGGCTGCTCGACCTGCTCGTGCGCGCGCTCGACGAGGACCCGGAGCTGGACGACCTCGAGGGCTACGTCGAGGACTCGGGCGAAGGCCGCTGGACGCTGGAAGAGGCGATCAACAACGCGGTGCCGGCGCCGGTCATCTCGGCCGCGCTGTTCGCGCGGTTCGCCTCGCGGCAGGAGCACTCGGCCGCGATGCGCGCGGTCGCCGCATTGCGCAACCAGTTCGGCGGGCACGCCGTGAAGAAGGTCGGCGGATAAGGAGTTACGGGTGTATCTGCGTCACCTGCAGGTCACCGACTTCCGCTCCTGGCCGCAGGCCGATCTCGCGCTCGAACCGGGGCCGACCGTGCTGGTCGGCCAGAACGGCCGCGGCAAGACCAACTTGCTGGAGGCGATCGGGTACGTCGCGACGCTGGGCTCGCACCGCGTCGCGACGGACGCGCCGCTGATCCGGCACGGCTGCGAGCGCGCGTTGGTGCGGGTCGCGGTGGTCAACGACGACCGCGAGCTGACCGTCGAGCTCGAGATCACCGCCGGCCGGGCGAACCGCGCGCGGGTCAACCGCGGTGCGGTCGGCCGGCCGCGGGACGTGCTCGGGATCCTGCGCACGGTGCTGTTCTCCCCGGAGGACCTCGCACTCGTGCGGGGTGACCCGGGTGAGCGACGCCGGTTCCTCGACGAGCTCCTCGTGCTGCGCGCGCCGCGGTACGCCGGCGTCCGGGCGGACTACGAGAAGGTGCTGAAGCAGCGGAACGCCCTGCTCAAGACGGCCGGGAAACGACGTACGGGCCGCGAAGACCCGTACGCGCTGTCGACGCTCGAGGTCTGGGACGACCACCTGGCGGAGGCGGGCGCGGAGCTGCTGGCCGCGCGCCTGAACCTCGTCGCCGATCTCGCGCCGCACGCGGCTTCGGCTTACATGGGCGTCGCGCCCGACTCGCGTCCGGCGAAGATCACCTACCGGTCGTCGCTGGGTGCCGCCATGCCGGAAACGTACGGCGTACCGGACGGCGAACGGGCGCAACCCGAGGTCCTGAAGGACGTCTTACTCAAGGCGTTGGGTGAAGCCCGCAAGGCGGAGCTCGAGCGCGGCATCAGCCTGGTCGGCCCGCACCGGGACGAGCTGGAACTGATCCTGGGCGAGGCGCCGGCGAAGGGCTACGCGAGCCACGGCGAGTCGTGGTCGTTCGCGTTGGCGCTGCGGCTCGGCAGCTACGAGCTGCTGCGCGCGGAGGCGGGCGAGCCGGTGCTGCTGCTCGACGACGTGTTCGCAGAGCTGGACCGCAAGCGCCGGGCCCGGCTGGCCGAGGTGGCCGCGAGCGCCGAACAGGTGCTGGTGACCGCCGCGGTCGACGAAGACGTGCCCGGGGAGCTGGCCGGCACCCGGTTCGTGGTGGCGGATGGTGAGATCACGCGTGGCTGAGCAGAGCGATCGAGCACCCCGTGTGACGGGCGGCACAAACCGCACCCGATCTGGGGACAAACCTGTGGACAGTGTGGATAACACGGTGAATGAGTTATCGCCCGGTGTGACCATGCGGCCAGATGGGTGGCGCAAAACGCCGGGTGGCGGCTCTGCGGCGAACACCAAGCCCGCTTCGGGCACCGAGCGTGACGGCGAGGTTGGGCCGAACGAGCCCCCGATGACGGGACGCGACCTCGCGCACGCCGCGCTGGAGGCCGCGAAGGCCAAGGCCAAGGAGCGCGGCACCTCACCCGGCCGGCGCCGCCCCGCGACCGGCGGTGGGCAGAGCCCCCGGCGTCGCCGCTGGTCGGGGCCCGGTGCGGACGCGCGCGACCCGCAACCGCTCGGCCGGCTCGTCTCCCGGCTGATGAGCGACCGCGGCTGGAACGAGAGCGTCACCAGCGCCCGCGTCTTCGCGCAGTGGGCGCGGCTGGTCGGCGAAGACGTCGCCGAGCACGCGCAGCCGATCGCCCTGAAGGACGGCGAGCTCACCGTCCGCGCCAGCTCGACGGCGTGGGCCACCCAGCTGCGGTTGCTGCAGGGAAAGCTGCTGCACAAGATCGCGGCGGGGGTCGGCAACGGCGTCGTCAAGCGGATGCGGATCCAGGGCCCGACCGCCCCGAGCTGGCGGAAAGGGCCCCGGCACGTGCCGGGCCGCGGCCCCCGTGACACGTACGGCTGACCCGGGTTGCGTGATGCTCGGTTGAATGCCCCGAGAACGCATTCAGACCTCCCGAGATACGTCAAGACTCGGCTCGAACCGATTTCGTTCGTCTGTGACGCGTTCAGGGGTGTCCTTGCCGCATGTCAGCGGACGCGGCCAAGTACACTGGAGGAGAGCGAGCGTCCGCTCGGGCGAGACGAGGAGAAACAACGCCGGTGACCGAGAACAAGCACGAGTACAACGCGTCGTCGATCACGGTGCTCGAAGGCCTCGAAGCGGTCCGCAAGCGCCCCGGCATGTACATCGGTTCCACCGGTGAACGCGGCCTGCACCACCTCGTCCAGGAGGTCGTCGACAACTCCGTCGACGAGGCGATGGCCGGGCACGCCACCAAGGTCGAGGTTACCCTCCTCGCCGACGGCGGCGTCCGCGTCGTCGACGACGGCCGCGGTATCCCGGTCGACATGCACCCCAAGGAGCAGAAGCCGACCCTCGAGGTCGTGCTCACCGTCCTCCACGCGGGCGGCAAGTTCGACAGCGACTCCTACGCGGTGTCCGGCGGCCTGCACGGCGTCGGTGTCTCGGTGGTGAACGCGCTGTCGAAGAAGCTGCTCGCCGAGGTCAAGTACGGCGGCCGCAGCTGGCGCCAGGAGTACACCGACCAGATCCCCGGCCCGCTCGAGGACCTCGGCCCGGCGAGCGAGACCGGCACCACGATCACCTTCTGGGCCGACGGCGACATCTTCGAGACCACGACGTACAACTTCGAGACCATCTCGCGCCGGCTCCAGGAGATGGCGTTCCTCAACAAGGGACTGACGCTGTCCCTGCGCGACGAGCGCGTCGCCGACGAGGAGGCGGAGGCGGACGCCGAGGGCAAGGTCGCGCGGGTCAAGGAGAAGACCTACTGCTACCCGGGTGGCCTCGAGGACTTCGTCAAGCACATCAACGGCAGCAAGGACCCGATCCACTCCAGCGTGATCTCCTTCGAAGCGAAGGGCACCGGCCTCGAGGTCGAGGTCGCGATGCAGTGGAACAACGGCTTCACGCCGTCGGTCTACACGTTCGCCAACACGATCAACACCCACGAGGGCGGCACCCACGAAGAGGGCTTCCGCGCCGCGCTGACCCGCGTCGTCAACACCTACGCGCGCGACAAGAAGCTGCTCAAGGAGAAGGACACCAACCTGACCGGTGACGACGTGCGCGAGGGCCTCGCCGCGATCGTCTCGATCAAGCTGTCCGAGCCGCAGTTCGAGGGCCAGACCAAGACCAAGCTGGGCAACAGCGAGGCCAAGACGTTCGTGCAGCAGACGTCGAACGAGTGGCTGGCCGACTGGTTCGAGCGCAACCCCACCGAGGCGAAGACGATCATCAACAAGTCGATCTCCTCGGCGCAGGCCCGGATGGCCGCGCGCAAGGCGCGTGACCTGGTCCGCCGCAAGGGCGCGCTCGACATCGGCGGCCTGCCCGGCAAGCTGAAGGACTGCCGCTCCACCAAGCCGGAGGAGTGCGAGCTCTACATCGTCGAGGGTGACTCGGCCGGCGGCTCCGCCAAGGAGGGCCGCGACTCGATGTACCAGGCGATCCTGCCGATCCGCGGCAAGATCATCAACGTCGAGAAGGCCCGCATCGACCGCGTCCTCAAGAACACCGAGGTCCAGTCGCTGATCACCGCGCTCGGCACCGGCATCCACGACGAATTCGACCTCGAGAAGCTGCGCTACCACAAGATCGTGCTGATGGCCGACGCCGACGTCGACGGCCAGCACATCACCACGCTGCTGCTCACCCTGCTGTTCCGGTTCATGACGCCGCTGATCGAGCACGGCCACGTCTTCCTCTCGCGGCCGCCGCTGTACAAGATCAAGTGGCCGCGGGCCGAGCCGGAGTACGCGTACTCCGACCGCGAGCGCGACGCCGTCATCCAGGCGGGCGTCGAGGCCGGCAAGCGGCTGCCGAAGGACGACGCGATCCAGCGCTACAAGGGTCTCGGCGAGATGAACGCCGAAGAGCTGTGGGAGACCACGATGGACCCGGCCAACCGGCTGCTGGGCCAGGTCACCCTCGACGACGCCGCCCAGGCCGACGAGCTGTTCTCGGTCCTGATGGGCGAGGACGTCGAGGCCCGCCGCTCGTTCATCACGCGCAACGCCAAGGACGTGCGCTTCTTGGACGTGTAGGCGTCTCCCTCGTTCTTCGCCCCGCTAGGCCCCCGCACCCGAGAAGGACCTCATGACGGAAACTCTGCCGCCGGCTCCGGACCACGACCGGATCGAACCGGTCGACATCCAGCAGGAGATGCAGCGCTCCTACATCGACTACGCGATGAGCGTCATCGTGTCGCGCGCGCTGCCGGACGTCCGGGACGGGCTCAAGCCGGTGCACCGGCGGGTCCTGTACTCGATGTTCGACTCCGGCTTCCGGCCGGACCGCGGGTACAACAAGTGCTCGCGCGTCGTCGGCGACGTCATGGGCAACTACCACCCGCACGGCGACTCGGCGATCTACGACGCGCTGGTGCGGCTCGCCCAGCCGTGGTCGATGCGCTACCCGCTGATCGACGGCCAGGGCAACTTCGGCTCGCCGGGCAACGACCCCGCGGCCGCCATGCGGTACACCGAGTCCCGGCTCGCGCCGCTGGCCATGCAGATGCTGGCCGACATCGAAGAAGACACCGTCGACTTCTCCGACAACTACGACGGCCGCACGCAGGAGCCCGACGTCCTGCCGTCGCGGTTCCCGAACCTGCTGGTCAACGGCGGTTCCGGGATCGCGGTCGGGATGGCGACGAACATCCCGCCGCACAACCTGCGCGAGGTCTCCGAGGGCGTCGTCTGGGCGTTGGAGAACCCGGAAGCGACCGACGACGAGCTGCTCGCGGCGCTGCTGGTCCGGATCAAGGGCCCGGACTTCCCGACCAAGGCGATGATCCTCGGCACGTCCGGCATCGAGGACGCCTACCGCACCGGCCGCGGCTCGGTCCGGATGCGCGCGGTCGTCGAGGTCGAGGAGGACGCGAAGGGCCGCACGATCCTGGTCGTGTCCGAGCTGCCGTACCAGGTCAACCCGGACAACCTGGTCGAGAACATCGCGAACCTGGTCCGCGACGGCAAGCTCACCGGCATCTCCGACATCGCCGACGAGTCCAACAGCCGCTCCGGCATGCGGATCGTCGTCACGATCAAGCGGGACGCGGTCGCGAAGGTCGTGCTGAACAACCTGTTCAAGCACACCCAGCTGCAGCAGAACTTCGGCGTCAACATGCTGGCGCTGGTCGACGGCGTGCCGCGCACGCTGCGGCTCGACCAGATCATCCGCCACTACGTGAAGCACCAGATGGACGTCATCGTCCGGCGGACCCGCTACCGGCTGCGGAAGAAGGAAGAGCGCGCCCACATCCTGCGTGGCCTGGTCAAGGCGCTCGACGCGCTCGACGAGGTCATCGCGCTGATCCGGCGGTCGCCGTCCGCGGACGAAGCCCGGCCGGCCCTGATGACGCTGCTCGACATCGACGAGATCCAGGCCGTCGCGATCCTCGACATGCAGCTGCGCCGGCTCGCCGCGCTGGAGCGTCAGCGGATCATCGACGAGCTGGCCGAGATCGAGATCGAGATCGCCGACCTCAAGGACATCCTCGAGAAGCCCGAGCGGCAGCGCGCGATCATCCGCGACGAGCTGATGGCGATCGTCGACAAGTACGGCGACGACCGGCGGACGAAGATCATCGGCTTCAGCGGCGACGTCACCGACGAGGAACTCATCGCCGTCGAGGACGTCGTCGTCACCATCACCCGCACGGGGTACGCCAAGCGGACGAAAACGGATCTGTACCGCTCGCAGAAGCGCGGCGGCAAGGGCGTGCAGGGCGCGACGCTGAAGCAGGACGACATCGTCCAGCACTTCTTCGTCTGCTCGACGCACGACTGGATCCTGTTCTTCACCAACAAGGGCCGCGTCTACCGGACCAAGGCGTACGAGCTGCCCGAGGCGAACCGCAACGCGCGCGGCCAGCACGTGGCGAACCTCATGGCGTTCCAGCCGGACGAGCAGATCGCCCAGGTCATCCAGATCAAGAACTACGAGGTCGCGCCGTACCTGGTGCTCGCCACCAAGCGCGGCCTGGTGAAGAAGACCAAGCTCACCGACTTCGACTCCAACCGCTCCGGCGGCCTCATCGCCATCAACCTGCGCGAAGGCGACGAGCTGGTCGGCGCGGTGCTCGCGGCGGCCGAGGACGACCTGCTGCTGGTGTCGGCCGAGGGCCAGTCCATCCGCTTCCACGCGACGGACGAGGCGCTGCGGCCGATGGGCCGCCCGACGTCCGGCGTGATGGGCATGCGGTTCAACGACGGCGACGAGCTGCTCGGCATCAGCGTGGTCAAGGAGGGCAAGTTCCTTTTGGTCGCGACCGACGGCGGGTACTCGAAGCGCACGGCGATCGAGGACTACCCGGTCCAGGGCCGCGGCGGCAAGGGCGTGCTCACCATTCAGCACGACCGCAAACGTGGCAGGCTGGTGGGAGCGCTCATCGTCGACGCCGAGGACGAGCTGTACGCGATCACCTCGAGCGGCGGCGTGATCCGCACACCGGCGGGCGACGTACGCAAAGCGGGACGACAGACGAAGGGGGTCCGGCTGATGAATCTCGGCGAAGGAACCACTCTTCTCGCGGTCGCACGCAACGCGGACGAGCCCTCGGACGTCGCAAATGGTGAAGCTCCCGAAGCGCCCGAAGCGGGTGAAGAGACGACGGCGCCGTCGGAGCAGTAAGTTTTCACAACTACGGACAGCGCCCCACGGCACGGGTAAGGACTGACTCTTCGTGACACCGACCGAGAATCCCGAGGCAGCGGGTTCGAACGGAACGCCGGCGAGCCCACCCTGGCAGCGGGTCGACAAGGAAGGCGACGCCGAAGCGACGGTCAAGCTGGCCACCGACGAGGCACAGCCCCCGGCCGCGGCAACGCAGCCCGTCACCCCCGAGCGTTCGGTGGTGACGGGCAGCGCAGCCCCCCGCCTCTTCGGCGGCGGCTCAGGTGACACCCCGCCGGTCGGCGGCGAGGTCCCCCCGGCATCGACGCAGCGAGCCCGCCCAAGCGCGTTGCGCCGTCCGGGCCGCGGCCCGCGCCGGGCATCGCTGCAGGTCAAGCGGTTCGACCCGTGGTCGGTGCTGAAGCTGTCCCTGGTGCTGGGCGTAGCGATGTTCTTCGTCTGGCTGGTGGCGGTCGGAGTCCTGTACACGGTCCTCGACGGCATGGGCGTCTGGGACAAGCTGAACGGCACGTATTCATCACTGGTCGGCGGCGAGGGCGCGAACGCCTCGGCCGAACCCCTGATCAGCGCGGGCCGCGTGTTCGGCATCGCGGCCATCCTGGGCGCGATCAACATCGTCCTGGTCTCAGCCCTGGCCACGGTGAGCGCGTTCATCTACAACGTCTCAGCCGACCTCGCGGGCGGCCTCGAGGTAACCCTGTCCGAACGCGAGTGACCCGGTTGCAGGGCCCCTTCGGGGGTCCTGTAAAGTTCTCCTCGTTCGAGGGCC is from Amycolatopsis mediterranei and encodes:
- the gnd gene encoding phosphogluconate dehydrogenase (NAD(+)-dependent, decarboxylating) translates to MVQLGLIGLGKMGFNMRERLRAAGHEVVGYDRNPDVTDTTSLEDLVSKLEGPRIVWIMVPAGDPTRQTVTELSNLLAEGDMVIDGGNSKYTDDKLNADLLAAKNIGYVDCGVSGGVWGKDNGYGLMVGGTAADVEKAMPIFDALRPEGPREEGFSHAGDVGAGHYAKMIHNGIEYGMMQAFAEGFELLEAAKVVKDVPAVIKGWQRGTVVRSWLLDLLVRALDEDPELDDLEGYVEDSGEGRWTLEEAINNAVPAPVISAALFARFASRQEHSAAMRAVAALRNQFGGHAVKKVGG
- a CDS encoding DUF3566 domain-containing protein, with product MTPTENPEAAGSNGTPASPPWQRVDKEGDAEATVKLATDEAQPPAAATQPVTPERSVVTGSAAPRLFGGGSGDTPPVGGEVPPASTQRARPSALRRPGRGPRRASLQVKRFDPWSVLKLSLVLGVAMFFVWLVAVGVLYTVLDGMGVWDKLNGTYSSLVGGEGANASAEPLISAGRVFGIAAILGAINIVLVSALATVSAFIYNVSADLAGGLEVTLSERE
- the gyrA gene encoding DNA gyrase subunit A; protein product: MTETLPPAPDHDRIEPVDIQQEMQRSYIDYAMSVIVSRALPDVRDGLKPVHRRVLYSMFDSGFRPDRGYNKCSRVVGDVMGNYHPHGDSAIYDALVRLAQPWSMRYPLIDGQGNFGSPGNDPAAAMRYTESRLAPLAMQMLADIEEDTVDFSDNYDGRTQEPDVLPSRFPNLLVNGGSGIAVGMATNIPPHNLREVSEGVVWALENPEATDDELLAALLVRIKGPDFPTKAMILGTSGIEDAYRTGRGSVRMRAVVEVEEDAKGRTILVVSELPYQVNPDNLVENIANLVRDGKLTGISDIADESNSRSGMRIVVTIKRDAVAKVVLNNLFKHTQLQQNFGVNMLALVDGVPRTLRLDQIIRHYVKHQMDVIVRRTRYRLRKKEERAHILRGLVKALDALDEVIALIRRSPSADEARPALMTLLDIDEIQAVAILDMQLRRLAALERQRIIDELAEIEIEIADLKDILEKPERQRAIIRDELMAIVDKYGDDRRTKIIGFSGDVTDEELIAVEDVVVTITRTGYAKRTKTDLYRSQKRGGKGVQGATLKQDDIVQHFFVCSTHDWILFFTNKGRVYRTKAYELPEANRNARGQHVANLMAFQPDEQIAQVIQIKNYEVAPYLVLATKRGLVKKTKLTDFDSNRSGGLIAINLREGDELVGAVLAAAEDDLLLVSAEGQSIRFHATDEALRPMGRPTSGVMGMRFNDGDELLGISVVKEGKFLLVATDGGYSKRTAIEDYPVQGRGGKGVLTIQHDRKRGRLVGALIVDAEDELYAITSSGGVIRTPAGDVRKAGRQTKGVRLMNLGEGTTLLAVARNADEPSDVANGEAPEAPEAGEETTAPSEQ
- the recF gene encoding DNA replication/repair protein RecF (All proteins in this family for which functions are known are DNA-binding proteins that assist the filamentation of RecA onto DNA for the initiation of recombination or recombinational repair.) — translated: MYLRHLQVTDFRSWPQADLALEPGPTVLVGQNGRGKTNLLEAIGYVATLGSHRVATDAPLIRHGCERALVRVAVVNDDRELTVELEITAGRANRARVNRGAVGRPRDVLGILRTVLFSPEDLALVRGDPGERRRFLDELLVLRAPRYAGVRADYEKVLKQRNALLKTAGKRRTGREDPYALSTLEVWDDHLAEAGAELLAARLNLVADLAPHAASAYMGVAPDSRPAKITYRSSLGAAMPETYGVPDGERAQPEVLKDVLLKALGEARKAELERGISLVGPHRDELELILGEAPAKGYASHGESWSFALALRLGSYELLRAEAGEPVLLLDDVFAELDRKRRARLAEVAASAEQVLVTAAVDEDVPGELAGTRFVVADGEITRG
- the dnaN gene encoding DNA polymerase III subunit beta, with amino-acid sequence MKIRVERDGLADAVAWVARSLPSRPPVPVLGGVLLDAGSDGETDALTVSGFDYEVSATVGVPATIADGGRLLVSGRLLADITKALPAQPVEISVDGARATITCGTARFSLPTMPVEDYPQLPSQPAFAGELAGDAFGQAVTQVVVAAGKDDTLPMLTGMRLEISGSSLTLVATDRFRLAMREFTWQPAEGLADAAVLVPARTLAEAAKTLGASGATIRLALASGEGLLGLSGSGRYTTTRLLDAEFPPYRQLLPASHSSRAVIDVSALTESIKRVSLVAERGTQVRLEFGDNTLRLSAGGDDEGSAEEELQVEYEGEPVTIAFNPGYLVDGLGALHSDRAELTFTTPNRPALIKPADAEGNVVPGYLYLLMPVRLPG
- a CDS encoding DciA family protein, producing the protein MTGRDLAHAALEAAKAKAKERGTSPGRRRPATGGGQSPRRRRWSGPGADARDPQPLGRLVSRLMSDRGWNESVTSARVFAQWARLVGEDVAEHAQPIALKDGELTVRASSTAWATQLRLLQGKLLHKIAAGVGNGVVKRMRIQGPTAPSWRKGPRHVPGRGPRDTYG
- the gyrB gene encoding DNA topoisomerase (ATP-hydrolyzing) subunit B, with protein sequence MTENKHEYNASSITVLEGLEAVRKRPGMYIGSTGERGLHHLVQEVVDNSVDEAMAGHATKVEVTLLADGGVRVVDDGRGIPVDMHPKEQKPTLEVVLTVLHAGGKFDSDSYAVSGGLHGVGVSVVNALSKKLLAEVKYGGRSWRQEYTDQIPGPLEDLGPASETGTTITFWADGDIFETTTYNFETISRRLQEMAFLNKGLTLSLRDERVADEEAEADAEGKVARVKEKTYCYPGGLEDFVKHINGSKDPIHSSVISFEAKGTGLEVEVAMQWNNGFTPSVYTFANTINTHEGGTHEEGFRAALTRVVNTYARDKKLLKEKDTNLTGDDVREGLAAIVSIKLSEPQFEGQTKTKLGNSEAKTFVQQTSNEWLADWFERNPTEAKTIINKSISSAQARMAARKARDLVRRKGALDIGGLPGKLKDCRSTKPEECELYIVEGDSAGGSAKEGRDSMYQAILPIRGKIINVEKARIDRVLKNTEVQSLITALGTGIHDEFDLEKLRYHKIVLMADADVDGQHITTLLLTLLFRFMTPLIEHGHVFLSRPPLYKIKWPRAEPEYAYSDRERDAVIQAGVEAGKRLPKDDAIQRYKGLGEMNAEELWETTMDPANRLLGQVTLDDAAQADELFSVLMGEDVEARRSFITRNAKDVRFLDV